In one Diprion similis isolate iyDipSimi1 chromosome 6, iyDipSimi1.1, whole genome shotgun sequence genomic region, the following are encoded:
- the LOC124406425 gene encoding methyltransferase-like protein 7A, with amino-acid sequence MGSTDLWVRELAARYGVVLIIVIVIATWAYSRWSKVRQVWYRDHLVGFETECSNLASFYKRRLFEPLHSMVSVDRALRDLGRIRILEIGVKTGENIPFYPDACHLIGVDWNRKLADYLFHDDKAWRFQHVFVEQTLVGDGSRLSRVIPSESIDAVVTTRTLCSVKSPSAVLREIQRVLAPGGTYFFMEHTPDPERSTLIYWLQAFWSRSGIWPSLYGGCRPDFDPIKSIESVGFKEVRWGRATLHGDVSKPHHLALTRHHIIGTAIR; translated from the exons ATGGGCTCCACCGATTTGTGGGTTAGAGAATTAGCAGCCCGATATGGGGTTGTATTGATTATAGTCATCGTGATCGCTACGTGGGCTTATTCGAGGTGGTCGAAAGTTCGTCAAGTTTGGTACCGAGATCACCTCGTCGGATTCGAGACAGAATGTTCGAATTTGGCCAGCTTTTACAAACGCCGACTCTTCGAGCCCCTGCATAGTATGGTTTCAGTCGACCGTGCTCTTCGTGATTTGGGACGAATTCGCATACTTGAGATTGGCGTGAAGACAG GTGAGAATATCCCCTTCTACCCAGACGCCTGTCACCTGATAGGGGTGGATTGGAACAGAAAATTGGCAGACTATCTCTTCCACGACGACAAAGCCTGGCGCTTCCAACACGTCTTCGTCGAGCAGACTCTCGTCGGCGACGGAAGTCGTCTGAGCCGTGTGATACCTTCCGAAAGTATCGACGCCGTTGTCACGACTAGGACATTGTGTTCGGTCAAATCACCTTCTGCCGTACTTCGCGAAATCCAGCGAGTTCTAGCGCCG GGCGGTACATACTTTTTTATGGAACACACGCCAGACCCTGAACGAAGCACGCTGATTTACTGGCTACAAGCATTTTGGTCTCGATCTGGAATTTGGCCCTCCCTCTACGGCGGATGTCGTCCAGATTTCGACCCAATTAAAAGCATCGAATCAGTTGGCTTCAAGGAAGTTCGCTGGGGTCGGGCAACTCTACACGGTGACGTCTCAAAACCCCATCATCTTGCCCTAACTCGTCATCACATAATCGGCACGGCAATTCGATGA